In the genome of Mercurialis annua linkage group LG8, ddMerAnnu1.2, whole genome shotgun sequence, the window ATTGCATTTAACGGCGGTGATGAATATTATTGATGATgatgaaaatgtttttttttttatatttagtcTTGGGTGGGACATATGGGATTTTAATCTAATGTATTGTGATGTGATTTAATTAATGTGGATGTAAATTATTGTGAGGAAGTTTTGTTGGTTATTTTATGATCTGAGAAGTTGGTATTTTATTGCATTTTTAGTAAATGGATAGACATGTAATGCTATTAAATTAGGGTATTAATCTTATGATTATGGTTCAAATATGCATTATATTAATCTATAGgttcctctcaaaaaaaaatctaaaggttATTATTTGGTTTACTAAATTTCATaagaaatgaaaattaaaatgagaatCATTTCATTTGtttgtatatgattgaaaaCACTAATGAGAATGAGGTCTTATTAATAAAGAAAATCATTTATCGTCATTTTCTAATgcataatttgaaaatatatgtTTCATTTCTTAATTGGAAAGGTGTTCTACTCACTTAAATGAAATCGCAGTGTAAATTGTACACATGTATTATACTGACGCTTAAAATTTGAGACTAAAAGTGTTGTTTTATAATTGAGACTGCTCGTATACCTTTTaccaaataaatattaaactcatttaaataaactatttttatttttgatattatacCAAACAGATAGCGGCCTGTAACACATGGTTATCAACCGTGAAGGCCCTAGGGAAGACGATCCAGCCGAAGGCAAttccaattattattttattttaaaatacaatgaaaaattaaagtaaaaatgaaaattaaactcATTATATCACATACatacaattatatatatataaaaaaaaactataatgtTATATGTTTCATTACATCCACCTAAAATTTTCCGTTCAAAATATGACCATTCATATTACATCAGCTTTGTTGGACAAAATaatttgacataaaaaaaacagaaataagTTTGTTCACCTGCCATGACAATTCCTTGTCCTTGGCTCTTCATGGCAGCATGGGTCCAGGAGTTTAATCCATTTTAATTCACAATTATGTAATCAACAACATTAAGTATATTCTTCAAaaccaatttaaaattaatactaatacTACATACCAAAATTGACATTATAATTATCTCCACAAACTTAGTCTGATGTTAAAGAATATATTACTttaatttagaaattataagttgaatcttcttcttttattataataaaaagtttgacattgtaaatattttgtcCCTTGCTATGATTGCAAAGAACTACAACTAGGATTATtggataattattattattaaaatggaaCCTAACTAATACAATTTTGGCATATATATCCCACTAATTAGTGCTAATGAAAGTGACTTGAGTAAGATTAACATTAAAGTGGATTAGATTGTGGactaatttttttggataaatagaTTGTGGACTAATTAGTACAAATGAAAGTGGTATATtatcaacaacaacaaaaagtttaaattgatttaaaaaaaatcaaatcttttcAAGAGGTTACATGAAGTTAATCTAAAATAAGATGGGCTAGTTTTTCCATCTAGTCATTTAAGTAGTAAATTTTAGGCCCATTTGTTCTTGGACCAAGTAAAGTCCAtatcataataattttaaattttataatctaaactGGATTGCTAAACACCGCCCGGTTTTACTTACCACCGCACAGGCAAAAGACATTTATGCCCTTttagcaaaattttgaaaaaaaaattctctcaactcattcgaatacattcgaacaaatacgtaaaaaATCGATTAAAATGACGAACAACGAGTACAATTCATCGGATAACGAGtatcgacgttcggaaacaacccccgataaatatatttttttaaaaaaactcgaaataaataatttttttaattttttttaaggaggGACGTTTACATTTCACGTCCCCTCCAGAGGAGTGGACGCCGGAaagcggcgtcccctcctctggagaggacgtggaTTTCCCACGTCCTCTCCTGAAGAGGGGACGTCGTTCGTCCCCTCCTCAGGAGAGGACGTGGGAAATCCacgtcccctcctctggagaggacgtggaTTTTCCACGTCCTCTCCTGAAGAGAAGACGTCGTTCGTCCCCTCTTCAGGAGACGACGTGGGAAAtccacgtcctctccagaggaggggacgccgctttccggcgtcctctcctctggaggggacgccggacgtcCCCTTTTCAggcggaggggacgccggaaaaacagaaaaaaaaaattaaaaattattttttatctcgaAAAAGCCGGAACATATTGTTTCCGACTGTCGGTACTCGTTTCccgacgaattatactcgttatccgtcattttactcgactttttacgtagttgttcgagtgtgttcgaatgagttgagagaacttttttttttgaaattttgctaaAGGGGTAAAAATGTCTTTCgcctgtgcggtgctaagtaaaagggggcggcgaatagcaaaACCCAATCTAAATCAGATCTAATCCATCGAaaatcaaaaccctaaccctaatttcAAAATCTTGAAACCgctaaaatatttcaaattcaattcaaCGATGACAGTTTCAAATTTAACGAATTTTGGAGCGAAAATAGAACCAGGAAATTGGATTCGGAAGCTCTGAGCTTCACGAGCTAACATAGCTTTTTGCAGGTTggtgtttgattttatttttttcaacttcTATACTGTTTGGATTCTTTAAAAAGCTAAATTAATTAGCTAGATTATCTGTTTGTATGTTGTATTATATGTGAAATTACtgatattttctttaatttgacTTCAATTTTaggaatttgaagttttattTTCGGGTTGATTATTGTAGTATTCAGCGGAACCAGAAATTTTTTTCAATCCGAGGTTAACTTCTAATTCATCTTTAATTTTGGGGCAGCCTGGACTTAACATCTATCTAACTCAGGAGTATGAAATGTTAGAAATCTAATTGTCTTAACAAAATGAGGAGAGGGTACTTGCTCAAGGATCCTATTGCTTTTGTAGGTTTAGTGGTTTCTATTTGTTGCATTGTGATTATAACGATATCGGTTCTTAAACTTCCCGAAGTATCGGTAGTAAATAGAGTAATGACGTCGAATCGGACGGTTAAAAGCAGTAAGGTTCCTAAGGATGTAGTGATAGGAAAGTTTGGTGAAATGATGATTGAAATGTTGCCTGGAGATCTTGCCTTTACAGTCTTTATCCCGTCGGAGAAAGCGTTTGAGCGTGATTTGAGATTACGTGTGAATGATAGTTTGTCTGCGGAGAATAGGAATGATACATATGCGGTGGTTTCTCGAATAATGGGGTTTTCGGCTATTCCTCGAACCCTTTTATCTGCGATGGTCTACTTAGATAAAGAGGTGTCGTATGATTCAGTATCCGGGTTTCCGTTATACATTTCCAAGGATGAAGATGGAATGGTGGTAGTTAATAGAATTAGATCGGAAATAGTAGATGTTAAGAGAGAGGAGGTTATAGTATATATTATGGATGGAGTAATTATGGATGCTGAGTTT includes:
- the LOC126660102 gene encoding uncharacterized protein LOC126660102, with the protein product MRRGYLLKDPIAFVGLVVSICCIVIITISVLKLPEVSVVNRVMTSNRTVKSSKVPKDVVIGKFGEMMIEMLPGDLAFTVFIPSEKAFERDLRLRVNDSLSAENRNDTYAVVSRIMGFSAIPRTLLSAMVYLDKEVSYDSVSGFPLYISKDEDGMVVVNRIRSEIVDVKREEVIVYIMDGVIMDAEFEQSVEPDDIED